A stretch of Camelina sativa cultivar DH55 chromosome 18, Cs, whole genome shotgun sequence DNA encodes these proteins:
- the LOC104763342 gene encoding uncharacterized protein LOC104763342 encodes MSNVFPSGAGAHLFRSWSTFINRSIILTPEADRTDKKDTTAFNTWKDIIIPGNVDDAMTKNGQPDVQPLPVSKRKYLANYLGRAQGKAGRLKLIELSKQYPDKVNPSECNGHQSYQFSSTKTHAAVAAVVTNIVGPTATAPATSVYELLECPVCTYSMYPPIHQCHNGHTLCSTCKVRVHNRCPTCRQELGDIRCLALEKVAESLELPLGS; translated from the exons atgtcaAATGTTTTTCCAAG TGGTGCTGGAGCTCACTTGTTTAGATCCTGGTCAACATTTATCAACCGCTCGATTATACTCACTCCCGAG GCTGACCGGACTGACAAGAAAGACACAACTGCCTTTAATACATGGAAAGATATAATCATACCAGGAAACGTCGACGATGCTATGACCAAAAATGGACAACCTGATGTTCAGCCTTTGCCTGTATCAAAGAGGAAGTATTTAGCAAACTATTTAGGTCGTGCGCAAGGGAAGGCTGGTAGGCTTAAATTGATAGAACTTTCAAAGCAATATCCTGATAAGGTTA ATCCATCAGAATGTAATGGTCACCAAAGTTACCAGTTTTCTTCTACCAAGACTCACGCCGCCGTTGCCGCCGTTGTTACCAATATTGTTGGCCCGACTGCTACTGCTCCGGCTACTAGCGTCTATGAGCTTCTTGAGTGCCCTGTCTGTACCTATTCTATGTACCCTCCTATCCATCAG tgTCATAATGGACACACGTTGTGCTCGACTTGTAAAGTGAGGGTGCATAACCGGTGTCCCACTTGTAGACAAGAACTTGGAGATATTAGATGTTTAGCTCTTGAGAAAGTTGCTGAGTCGCTTGAGCTGCCTTTG GGATCCTAA